The Terriglobales bacterium genomic interval TCCGATTCCCATCTGACCAGCCCCGGCTCCACGGTCGGCACCGCTTCCTACATGTCTCCGGAACAGACCCTGGGCAAGGAATTGGATGCGCGCACCGACCTGTTCTCCTTCGGCAGCGTGCTGTACGAGATGACCACGGGCTCGGTCGCGTTCCCCGGCGGCACCCCAGCTGCCATCTCCGACGCCATCCTGCATGGCATGCCCAAATCCGCGCTGGACCTGAATCCCAACACGCCCGCCGAGCTGGACCGCATCATCAACAAGGCCCTGGAGAAGGACCCGGACATGCGCTACCAGAGCGCCGCCGAACTGCGCGGCGACCTCAAGCGCCTGAAGCGCGATCTGGATTCGGGCAGCCGGACATCCGTGGCCCGGCCCGCGGGAGCCGCGCCAACCCCGGCCCGCCAGGCGGTCGCCCCTGCCGCCGAGAACTCGGTTGCCGTGCTCTATTTCGAGAACCTGAGCGGCGCGAAAGACGACGAGTACTTCCGCGACGGCATGACCGAGGACATCATCACCGAGCTCTCCAAGATCAGCCAGTTGCGGGTCTTTCCCCGCTCGGAAGTGCTGGGATTCCGCAACAAGCCGGTCACCGCGCCCGAGGTCGGGCAGCAACTGAACGCCTCCTTCGTTCTGGAGGGAAGCATTCGGCGCGCCGGGAACCGGCTGCGCATCACCGCGCAACTGGTCGAGACCCGCACTCGCCACTCGGCTTGGGCGGAGCGATACGACCGCGAACTGGAGGACGTCTTCGTCATCCAGGACGAGATCGCCCGCAGCATCGCCCAGGCGCTGCGCATCACCCTTTCGCCGCAGGAAGAGAAGACCATCGCCCGCAAACCGACGGAGAACCTCCAGGCTTACGATTACTACCTGCGCGGGCGCAGCTATACCCGGCGCGAGAACCTGGAGTTCGCCCTGCAGATGTTCGAGCAGGCCATCAAGCTCGATCCCAACTTCGCTCTCGCCCATGCCGGTGTCGCCAATGTCTGTGGCTTGTACTACGAACTGCGCGAGCAGAACCCGAAGTGGATCGAGCGCGGGGTCGCCGCTTGCGATCAGGCGTCGTCCCTGGACCCGCAGCTGGCCGAGGTGCTGGCGGCCCGCGCCCGCCTGTTCTACGGCGAGAAAAGGCCCGAGGATGCGGTCCAGTACGCCCGCATGGCGCTGGAGCGAAACCCGAACTGCGACGGCGCCTACAACATCCTGGCCCGGGCCTACTTCGTGTCCGGCCGCTACCAGGACGCGCTCGCCATCAAGGACCGGGCGCTGGAGACCAGCGGCGACGATTACAACGTTTACATCCCCTTCATCAACAGTCTGGTGAAGCTCGGCCATGCGGAGGCCGCCACGCGGCTGCGGGAACGCCAGTCCGTCATCCTGGAGCAGCAACTGGAGCTGGTGCCGGAAGACGTCCGCGCCCGCATCCTGCTGGCCTGCATCTATGCCACCCTGGGCAAGGAGGAGGATGCCGTTCGCCAGGCCCAGACTGCGGTGGCCCTGCGGCCCAATGAGCCCAGTGTCCTGTACAACGCCGCCTGTACCTACGGAGTGCTCTCCCGGAAAGCAGATGCACTCGACAGCCTGAAGAAAGCGGTGGCGGCGGGCTACGGGAACATCGAATGGGCGTCCCGCGACCCCGACCTTACCTGCCTCTACGACGATCCTGAATTCCAGGAACTGTGCCGCTCGAAACGGGCGAAAGCGAGCTCGTAAGCGCTCCTACCGCCAAGAGCGTCGACTGGCGGCCGGAGCCTGACGACGCCTCAGATCGCGTCCGACACGCTCGCCATGTTGAAGTCGTGGGTCTTGATGGCGGGCACGATAGCGCGCTCCGTCCGCACCGGGCGGCTGAGCATCTCGGCGTTGGCCAGCACGTTGACCGGGCTCTCGTTCCAGCGGAAATTGTTCACCGGGTACGCGATCTGGCCGTTCTCGATCATGAATACGCCGTCGCGGGTGAGGCCGGTGTACTGCTGGGTCTGGGGCTGCACGAAGCGGATGTAGAAGAAGTGGGTGATCAGCAGGCCGCGCTCGGTGGACTTGATGAGGTCATCCAGCGAGTGGTCCTCGCCGTGGATGATGGTCGCCCAACTCGCGGGGCCGGTGGGCGCGGTGTTCTTCTGCTTCGCCCAGTAGCGGCTGTAGCTCAGGCCCTTGACCACGCCCTTCTCCACCCAAGTGCGCCGCTCCACCGGCAGGAAGCTGGCGCCACCGCCACCTCCGCCGCCGAAGAAGAACTGCCCGACGCCGGCCAGCTGGGTGGAGATGCCGCCGTACCAGGGCACGGTGGGGATGCGTATATCGAAGGGGTCGCTGCGCACGGTGATGCGGTCGGAGAACATTTTTTCGCCGACGCGGGTGCCGCCGCCTTTCTTGCTCATCACCGACCGGCCTTCGTCGGCGGCCCGGGCATCGAAGCCGCCACCGAAGAGCAGCAGGACGAGGTCTTCCACCGCGGCCGGCTCCAGGATGACGGTGTAGCGGCCGGGATCGAGCTTGCGCGGCTTCTGCGACAGAATGGCCTTGTCGATGGCGACCCGCGCCACCGCGCGGGAGTCCATCGCGCCGAGCTCGTGGCCCGCGGACAGGGCCCACCCGGAGCCGGTGCCGTCGGGCGTGCGCACCGTCGTGGTGTAGTTGTAGTCGGTGAGCGTGGTGTAGCCGAAATTGCCTTTCTTGTTGCCCAGGGCGTAGGCGCTGGCTTCGCGTTCCAGGAAGCCGCTGGACTCCAGTTTCTTGGCGGCGGCGCCCTCGATGGTGGCGCGCACCGCCTCTGCCAGCTCTTTAGCACCGGAATCGGCGGTGCGCTGGTCGAATCCCTCGATCTGCGGATACTTCTGCGCGCCGAGCGGCTCGACGTACTCGGGATCGGGCGGCGCCAGCTTGGCCAGCTCTTCGGATCTCGCCACCGCACCCTTGAGCGCTTCGGCGGAGGTCTCGTTGGTGGCGACGCTTCCGGTGCGCGCGTCGAAGGTCGATGAGATGCGCAGGGCGATGCGCTGTTGGCGTCCGCTGGTGGTGACGCTGTTGTTGGCGAAGCGGATGTTGGCCGCGTCCCCGGCGCCGATCCGCACTTCGCAGTTGTCGGCCTTGGAGTAGGAGAGCACCTGGTCCACGAGTTTGCGCGCTTGGTCGTTGCTGAGCATGTTTCTCTCCTAGTCGGTGAGGATGACGTTGACCTGGCGGAAACGCGAGGGCGCGCAGCCGTGGCTCATGGCGTTGATCTGCCCAGGCTGCCCTTTGCCGTCGCTGGTCAGGCCGTGGTTCTGCCAGAACCGCTTATCGCAGATGCCGTCGAGCGAGGCCCAGAAGTCGGGGGTGCGCGCCTGGTAGGCGACGCGCGACAACATCTTGCCGCGCTTGCCGCCCTTGATCTCCCAAAAGAGGTCGCCGCCGAACTGGAAGTTGTAGCGCTGGTGGTCGATGGACCAGGAGCCGCGGCCGTCGATGAGCACCCCGTCGTCCACCCCGGCGATCAGCTGGTCGAGCGACATCGCTTTCTCGCCCGGCTTGAGCCAGACGTTGGGGATGCGTTGGAAGGGGACGGAATCAAAGGAGTCGGCGTAGCAGCAGCCCATGGACTCCTTGTCGCCGATCAGGTGGGCCTGGTCGCGGATGGTCTGGTAGTGGACGAAGATGCCGTTCTTGACGATGTCGAAGGCGCGGGCCTTCACCCCATCGTCGTCGTAGCCGACGGTGGACATGCCGCGGGGCAGGGTGCGGTCGCCGACGATGTTCATCCACTCGCTGCCGTAGCGGAACTTGCCCAGCTTGTCGGTGGTCATGAAGCTGGTGCCGGCGAAGTTGGCTTCGTAGCCCAGGGCGCGGTCCAGTTCGGTGGCGTGCCCGATGGACTCGTGGATGGTCAGCGCCAGGTGGCTGGGCATCAGCACCAGGTCCTTCTTGCCCGGCGTGACCGGCGGAGCGGAGAGGTGCGCGACCGCTTCTTCTCCGATGCGCTTGCCGTTGCCGGGAAGGTCGGCCTCGATCACGGCCTCGTATCCGGCGGTGACCGGCGAGGGCGTGTAGGAGCGGGTGCGCGAGATCCGGGTCTGGCGGTCGGTGGCGCGCGCCGTCGCCTGGCCGTAGCTCTGCACGATGTACTGCTGGATGCGCGAGCCCTCGGTGGAGGCGAAGTACTTGTCCTCCGAGTGCACCACCAGATTGGAGTTAGCGGAGAACACCTGGGAGACCGACTTGATGGCGTCGTTGGTGCGCCGCAGG includes:
- a CDS encoding protein kinase, with protein sequence MDGRTVSHYRVLEKLGGGGMGVVHRAEDTVLGRTVALKFLPQDTMRDQQTLDRFLREARAAAGLTHPHICTVHEVGEQDGEPFIVMELLEGATLKHLIEGDSLKIERVIDLGIQIADALDLAHGRGIIHRDIKPANIFVTRAGHAKVLDFGVAKFTQKSIRVAEVVGAGMATAASDSHLTSPGSTVGTASYMSPEQTLGKELDARTDLFSFGSVLYEMTTGSVAFPGGTPAAISDAILHGMPKSALDLNPNTPAELDRIINKALEKDPDMRYQSAAELRGDLKRLKRDLDSGSRTSVARPAGAAPTPARQAVAPAAENSVAVLYFENLSGAKDDEYFRDGMTEDIITELSKISQLRVFPRSEVLGFRNKPVTAPEVGQQLNASFVLEGSIRRAGNRLRITAQLVETRTRHSAWAERYDRELEDVFVIQDEIARSIAQALRITLSPQEEKTIARKPTENLQAYDYYLRGRSYTRRENLEFALQMFEQAIKLDPNFALAHAGVANVCGLYYELREQNPKWIERGVAACDQASSLDPQLAEVLAARARLFYGEKRPEDAVQYARMALERNPNCDGAYNILARAYFVSGRYQDALAIKDRALETSGDDYNVYIPFINSLVKLGHAEAATRLRERQSVILEQQLELVPEDVRARILLACIYATLGKEEDAVRQAQTAVALRPNEPSVLYNAACTYGVLSRKADALDSLKKAVAAGYGNIEWASRDPDLTCLYDDPEFQELCRSKRAKASS
- a CDS encoding TldD/PmbA family protein, giving the protein MLSNDQARKLVDQVLSYSKADNCEVRIGAGDAANIRFANNSVTTSGRQQRIALRISSTFDARTGSVATNETSAEALKGAVARSEELAKLAPPDPEYVEPLGAQKYPQIEGFDQRTADSGAKELAEAVRATIEGAAAKKLESSGFLEREASAYALGNKKGNFGYTTLTDYNYTTTVRTPDGTGSGWALSAGHELGAMDSRAVARVAIDKAILSQKPRKLDPGRYTVILEPAAVEDLVLLLFGGGFDARAADEGRSVMSKKGGGTRVGEKMFSDRITVRSDPFDIRIPTVPWYGGISTQLAGVGQFFFGGGGGGGASFLPVERRTWVEKGVVKGLSYSRYWAKQKNTAPTGPASWATIIHGEDHSLDDLIKSTERGLLITHFFYIRFVQPQTQQYTGLTRDGVFMIENGQIAYPVNNFRWNESPVNVLANAEMLSRPVRTERAIVPAIKTHDFNMASVSDAI
- a CDS encoding TldD/PmbA family protein; the encoded protein is MSISRRRFLELTGTAAAAAFATELFGLPELNAANTGGKPSPELAKLAEVALSRAKKLGASYADIRINRYRDQVVSLFSTPSPGGKVNHVPSVGETQSFGFGVRVLANHTWGFAGGYAVTPDEIARVIEQAVAMAKANSVLQKQPVQLAPVRAYVDKWTTPHTQDPFAVPIAEKLDLLRRTNDAIKSVSQVFSANSNLVVHSEDKYFASTEGSRIQQYIVQSYGQATARATDRQTRISRTRSYTPSPVTAGYEAVIEADLPGNGKRIGEEAVAHLSAPPVTPGKKDLVLMPSHLALTIHESIGHATELDRALGYEANFAGTSFMTTDKLGKFRYGSEWMNIVGDRTLPRGMSTVGYDDDGVKARAFDIVKNGIFVHYQTIRDQAHLIGDKESMGCCYADSFDSVPFQRIPNVWLKPGEKAMSLDQLIAGVDDGVLIDGRGSWSIDHQRYNFQFGGDLFWEIKGGKRGKMLSRVAYQARTPDFWASLDGICDKRFWQNHGLTSDGKGQPGQINAMSHGCAPSRFRQVNVILTD